The Meriones unguiculatus strain TT.TT164.6M chromosome 1, Bangor_MerUng_6.1, whole genome shotgun sequence genome has a segment encoding these proteins:
- the Drc1 gene encoding dynein regulatory complex protein 1 isoform X2 gives MNPSGSIGVLDQGDGDEHTSNTPILGPSVNSENPQERILARRLRIAARLEARRREALGEYLDGKKESEEEQSRSYKQKEESRLKLTKLLLCGTELVTNIQVATDIREIRRRVEEEEIKRQRLEKLENEVKTSQDKYEEISSKWDDGKQKRIPQQLWELLTSQQLHCAGLIEDKNKLISDLLQELKIKDDQYVKDLKKQSDDISLLLERMEEQVKNVTKNFRQELFLIEKAFELERQELLYSNKKKWERALQAHNAKELEYLISRMKKVEEYEKQLNKQRAWDCEEYNTIKIKLERDVQILEQQLQQMKATYQLNQEKLEYNFQVLKKRDEESTVIKSQQKRKLNRLHDILNNQRTKYAKQIKQFQEENQSLIADYKRLVAQFQDLQKAMRHFTIIDEEKFREIWLMNEEEAKALAQRAFDVDNVIHSQHLGLPWKMPDYWFLKNVGPIFFQKQKSATQILEELLLQTEEEGAEPGLPEDESYLDLPQQVSPKTTKKILMLLCDESGFLIESKLLSLLLPLEKNECYLLRLDAIFSALGIESEDDLYKLVNFFIRYRIHHLSSSQYSTVSSSSAQHVNTENTSLMSELEQTSFPQLDKRSFVSKSESESLEHDTLQGTDDQSLVIREKELLFSSRLIHPNDVLKILEAFVMGLKKPTFVLTQRAKLLMETESLEQQNAEMQSLLQQYLQAKVNTELQVPPTQSFRMPTK, from the exons GGAAGCCCTGGGAGAGTATTTAGATGGAAAGAAGGAGAGTGAGGAAGAGCAAAGCAGGAGCtacaaacagaaagaagagagcagATTG AAACTGACTAAACTCTTGCTTTGTGGTACCGAGTTGGTGACAAATATCCAGGTGGCCACAGACATCAGAGAGATCCGTAGGAGGGTCGAAGAAGAAGAGATCAAGCGCCAGAG ACTGGAGAAGTTGGAGAACGAAGTCAAGACCAGCCAGGACAAATACGAGGAGATCTCGTCGAAGTGGGATGATGGCAAACAGAAGCGGATTCCCCAGCAGTTGTGGGAGTTGCTCACGTCCCAGCAGCTGCACTGTGCTGGGCTCATAGAAGACAAGAACAAGCTGATCAGCGACCTGTTGCAG gaactaaaaataaaagatgacCAGTATGTAAAGGACCTGAAGAAACAGTCAGATGATATCAGCCTGCTtctggagaggatggaggagcaAGTGAAAAACGTGACGAAGAACTTCCGCCAGGAGCTCTTTCTCATTGAG AAAGCCTTTGAGTTAGAACGGCAAGAGCTGCTGTACAGTAATAAGAAGAAATGGGAGCGAGCGCTGCAGGCTCACAACGCCAAGGAG TTGGAATACCTCATCAGCCGcatgaagaaggtggaggagTACGAGAAGCAGCTCAACAAACAGCGGGCCTGGGACTGCGAGGAGTACAACACGATCAAGATCAAGCTGGAGCGGGATGTGCAG ATTCTTGAGCAACAACTTCAGCAGATGAAGGCAACTTACCAGCTAAACCAAGAGAAGTTGGAGTACAACTTCCAGGTGCTGAAGAAGAGAGATGAAGAGAGCACAGTGATCAAGTCCCAGCAGAAGAGGAAACTCAACCG CCTACACGACATCCTGAACAACCAGAGAACCAAATATGCCAAGCAGATAAAGCAGTTTCAGGAGGAGAACCAGAGTCTGATTGCAGACTACAAACGGCTCGTGGCGCAGTTCCAGGACCTACAGAAAGCCATgag ACACTTCACCATTATCGATGAGGAGAAGTTCCGAGAGATCTGGTTGATGAATGAAGAGGAGGCGAAGGCGCTGGCGCAAAGAGCCTTTGATGTGGACAATGTCATTCATTCCCAGCACCTGGGGCTGCCCTGGAAGATGCCCGACTACTGGTTCCTGAAGAACGTGGGGCCAATTTTCTTTCAGAAGCAGAAGTCAGCCACACAAATCCTAGAAGAGCTGCTGCTGCAGACAG AAGAGGAGGGGGCAGAACCAGGCCTGCCAGAAGACGAGAGTTATCTGGACCTGCCACAGCAAGTTTCACCAAAGACCACCAAAAAGATCCTGATGCTCCTGTGTGACGAATCG gGTTTCCTCATAGAGAGCAAACTGCTGAGCCTGCTTCTCCCCCTGGAGAAGAACGAATGCTATCTGCTGAGGTTGGATGCCATCTTCTCT GCCCTGGGAATTGAAAGTGAAGATGACTTGTACAAGTTGGTGAACTTCTTCATTCGATACCGAATCCATCATTTATCCTCTTCCCAG TACAGCACCGTTTCATCATCATCAGCTCAACACGTCAACACGGAAAACACAAGCCTGATGTCAGAGCTGGAGCAAACGAGCTTCCCCCAGTTGGACAAGAGGAGCTTTGTGTCCAAATCAGAGTCGGAGTCCTTAGAACACGATACCCTGCAGGGAACTGATGACCAGAGCCTTGTGATCAGGGAGAAGGAGCTCCTATTTTCATCCAGGCTCATCCACCCCAATGATGTCCTCAAGATTCTGGAGGCCTTTGTCATGGGGCTGAAGAAGCCCAC CTTTGTGCTCACCCAGAGGGCCAAGCTGCTGATGGAGACTGAGTCCCTGGAGCAGCAGAACGCAGAGATGCAGTCCCTCCTGCAGCAGTACCTCCAGGCCAAG GTAAATACTGAGCTTCAGGTTCCTCCAACTCAGAGCTTCCGGATGCCCACAAAATAG
- the Drc1 gene encoding dynein regulatory complex protein 1 isoform X1, with protein sequence MNPSGSIGVLDQGDGDEHTSNTPILGPSVNSENPQERILARRLRIAARLEARRREALGEYLDGKKESEEEQSRSYKQKEESRLKLTKLLLCGTELVTNIQVATDIREIRRRVEEEEIKRQRLEKLENEVKTSQDKYEEISSKWDDGKQKRIPQQLWELLTSQQLHCAGLIEDKNKLISDLLQELKIKDDQYVKDLKKQSDDISLLLERMEEQVKNVTKNFRQELFLIEKAFELERQELLYSNKKKWERALQAHNAKELEYLISRMKKVEEYEKQLNKQRAWDCEEYNTIKIKLERDVQILEQQLQQMKATYQLNQEKLEYNFQVLKKRDEESTVIKSQQKRKLNRLHDILNNQRTKYAKQIKQFQEENQSLIADYKRLVAQFQDLQKAMRHFTIIDEEKFREIWLMNEEEAKALAQRAFDVDNVIHSQHLGLPWKMPDYWFLKNVGPIFFQKQKSATQILEELLLQTEEEGAEPGLPEDESYLDLPQQVSPKTTKKILMLLCDESGFLIESKLLSLLLPLEKNECYLLRLDAIFSALGIESEDDLYKLVNFFIRYRIHHLSSSQYSTVSSSSAQHVNTENTSLMSELEQTSFPQLDKRSFVSKSESESLEHDTLQGTDDQSLVIREKELLFSSRLIHPNDVLKILEAFVMGLKKPTDVRPTLKMKKDTRDNSKDTEYWESLAMAIPFSKQNLWDALYKALEKYHFVLTQRAKLLMETESLEQQNAEMQSLLQQYLQAKVNTELQVPPTQSFRMPTK encoded by the exons GGAAGCCCTGGGAGAGTATTTAGATGGAAAGAAGGAGAGTGAGGAAGAGCAAAGCAGGAGCtacaaacagaaagaagagagcagATTG AAACTGACTAAACTCTTGCTTTGTGGTACCGAGTTGGTGACAAATATCCAGGTGGCCACAGACATCAGAGAGATCCGTAGGAGGGTCGAAGAAGAAGAGATCAAGCGCCAGAG ACTGGAGAAGTTGGAGAACGAAGTCAAGACCAGCCAGGACAAATACGAGGAGATCTCGTCGAAGTGGGATGATGGCAAACAGAAGCGGATTCCCCAGCAGTTGTGGGAGTTGCTCACGTCCCAGCAGCTGCACTGTGCTGGGCTCATAGAAGACAAGAACAAGCTGATCAGCGACCTGTTGCAG gaactaaaaataaaagatgacCAGTATGTAAAGGACCTGAAGAAACAGTCAGATGATATCAGCCTGCTtctggagaggatggaggagcaAGTGAAAAACGTGACGAAGAACTTCCGCCAGGAGCTCTTTCTCATTGAG AAAGCCTTTGAGTTAGAACGGCAAGAGCTGCTGTACAGTAATAAGAAGAAATGGGAGCGAGCGCTGCAGGCTCACAACGCCAAGGAG TTGGAATACCTCATCAGCCGcatgaagaaggtggaggagTACGAGAAGCAGCTCAACAAACAGCGGGCCTGGGACTGCGAGGAGTACAACACGATCAAGATCAAGCTGGAGCGGGATGTGCAG ATTCTTGAGCAACAACTTCAGCAGATGAAGGCAACTTACCAGCTAAACCAAGAGAAGTTGGAGTACAACTTCCAGGTGCTGAAGAAGAGAGATGAAGAGAGCACAGTGATCAAGTCCCAGCAGAAGAGGAAACTCAACCG CCTACACGACATCCTGAACAACCAGAGAACCAAATATGCCAAGCAGATAAAGCAGTTTCAGGAGGAGAACCAGAGTCTGATTGCAGACTACAAACGGCTCGTGGCGCAGTTCCAGGACCTACAGAAAGCCATgag ACACTTCACCATTATCGATGAGGAGAAGTTCCGAGAGATCTGGTTGATGAATGAAGAGGAGGCGAAGGCGCTGGCGCAAAGAGCCTTTGATGTGGACAATGTCATTCATTCCCAGCACCTGGGGCTGCCCTGGAAGATGCCCGACTACTGGTTCCTGAAGAACGTGGGGCCAATTTTCTTTCAGAAGCAGAAGTCAGCCACACAAATCCTAGAAGAGCTGCTGCTGCAGACAG AAGAGGAGGGGGCAGAACCAGGCCTGCCAGAAGACGAGAGTTATCTGGACCTGCCACAGCAAGTTTCACCAAAGACCACCAAAAAGATCCTGATGCTCCTGTGTGACGAATCG gGTTTCCTCATAGAGAGCAAACTGCTGAGCCTGCTTCTCCCCCTGGAGAAGAACGAATGCTATCTGCTGAGGTTGGATGCCATCTTCTCT GCCCTGGGAATTGAAAGTGAAGATGACTTGTACAAGTTGGTGAACTTCTTCATTCGATACCGAATCCATCATTTATCCTCTTCCCAG TACAGCACCGTTTCATCATCATCAGCTCAACACGTCAACACGGAAAACACAAGCCTGATGTCAGAGCTGGAGCAAACGAGCTTCCCCCAGTTGGACAAGAGGAGCTTTGTGTCCAAATCAGAGTCGGAGTCCTTAGAACACGATACCCTGCAGGGAACTGATGACCAGAGCCTTGTGATCAGGGAGAAGGAGCTCCTATTTTCATCCAGGCTCATCCACCCCAATGATGTCCTCAAGATTCTGGAGGCCTTTGTCATGGGGCTGAAGAAGCCCAC GGATGTCCGGCCAACactaaaaatgaagaaagataCTCGAGATAACTCAAAGGACACCGAATATTGGGAATCCCTGGCCATGGCTATCCCTTTCTCCAAGCAGAACCTCTGGGATGCGCTGTACAAGGCCTTGGAGAAATACCA CTTTGTGCTCACCCAGAGGGCCAAGCTGCTGATGGAGACTGAGTCCCTGGAGCAGCAGAACGCAGAGATGCAGTCCCTCCTGCAGCAGTACCTCCAGGCCAAG GTAAATACTGAGCTTCAGGTTCCTCCAACTCAGAGCTTCCGGATGCCCACAAAATAG
- the Drc1 gene encoding dynein regulatory complex protein 1 isoform X3, which yields MNPSGSIGVLDQGDGDEHTSNTPILGPSVNSENPQERILARRLRIAARLEARRREALGEYLDGKKESEEEQSRSYKQKEESRLKLTKLLLCGTELVTNIQVATDIREIRRRVEEEEIKRQRLEKLENEVKTSQDKYEEISSKWDDGKQKRIPQQLWELLTSQQLHCAGLIEDKNKLISDLLQELKIKDDQYVKDLKKQSDDISLLLERMEEQVKNVTKNFRQELFLIEKAFELERQELLYSNKKKWERALQAHNAKELEYLISRMKKVEEYEKQLNKQRAWDCEEYNTIKIKLERDVQILEQQLQQMKATYQLNQEKLEYNFQVLKKRDEESTVIKSQQKRKLNRLHDILNNQRTKYAKQIKQFQEENQSLIADYKRLVAQFQDLQKAMRHFTIIDEEKFREIWLMNEEEAKALAQRAFDVDNVIHSQHLGLPWKMPDYWFLKNVGPIFFQKQKSATQILEELLLQTEEEGAEPGLPEDESYLDLPQQVSPKTTKKILMLLCDESGFLIESKLLSLLLPLEKNECYLLRLDAIFSALGIESEDDLYKLVNFFIRYRIHHLSSSQHRFIIISSTRQHGKHKPDVRAGANELPPVGQEELCVQIRVGVLRTRYPAGN from the exons GGAAGCCCTGGGAGAGTATTTAGATGGAAAGAAGGAGAGTGAGGAAGAGCAAAGCAGGAGCtacaaacagaaagaagagagcagATTG AAACTGACTAAACTCTTGCTTTGTGGTACCGAGTTGGTGACAAATATCCAGGTGGCCACAGACATCAGAGAGATCCGTAGGAGGGTCGAAGAAGAAGAGATCAAGCGCCAGAG ACTGGAGAAGTTGGAGAACGAAGTCAAGACCAGCCAGGACAAATACGAGGAGATCTCGTCGAAGTGGGATGATGGCAAACAGAAGCGGATTCCCCAGCAGTTGTGGGAGTTGCTCACGTCCCAGCAGCTGCACTGTGCTGGGCTCATAGAAGACAAGAACAAGCTGATCAGCGACCTGTTGCAG gaactaaaaataaaagatgacCAGTATGTAAAGGACCTGAAGAAACAGTCAGATGATATCAGCCTGCTtctggagaggatggaggagcaAGTGAAAAACGTGACGAAGAACTTCCGCCAGGAGCTCTTTCTCATTGAG AAAGCCTTTGAGTTAGAACGGCAAGAGCTGCTGTACAGTAATAAGAAGAAATGGGAGCGAGCGCTGCAGGCTCACAACGCCAAGGAG TTGGAATACCTCATCAGCCGcatgaagaaggtggaggagTACGAGAAGCAGCTCAACAAACAGCGGGCCTGGGACTGCGAGGAGTACAACACGATCAAGATCAAGCTGGAGCGGGATGTGCAG ATTCTTGAGCAACAACTTCAGCAGATGAAGGCAACTTACCAGCTAAACCAAGAGAAGTTGGAGTACAACTTCCAGGTGCTGAAGAAGAGAGATGAAGAGAGCACAGTGATCAAGTCCCAGCAGAAGAGGAAACTCAACCG CCTACACGACATCCTGAACAACCAGAGAACCAAATATGCCAAGCAGATAAAGCAGTTTCAGGAGGAGAACCAGAGTCTGATTGCAGACTACAAACGGCTCGTGGCGCAGTTCCAGGACCTACAGAAAGCCATgag ACACTTCACCATTATCGATGAGGAGAAGTTCCGAGAGATCTGGTTGATGAATGAAGAGGAGGCGAAGGCGCTGGCGCAAAGAGCCTTTGATGTGGACAATGTCATTCATTCCCAGCACCTGGGGCTGCCCTGGAAGATGCCCGACTACTGGTTCCTGAAGAACGTGGGGCCAATTTTCTTTCAGAAGCAGAAGTCAGCCACACAAATCCTAGAAGAGCTGCTGCTGCAGACAG AAGAGGAGGGGGCAGAACCAGGCCTGCCAGAAGACGAGAGTTATCTGGACCTGCCACAGCAAGTTTCACCAAAGACCACCAAAAAGATCCTGATGCTCCTGTGTGACGAATCG gGTTTCCTCATAGAGAGCAAACTGCTGAGCCTGCTTCTCCCCCTGGAGAAGAACGAATGCTATCTGCTGAGGTTGGATGCCATCTTCTCT GCCCTGGGAATTGAAAGTGAAGATGACTTGTACAAGTTGGTGAACTTCTTCATTCGATACCGAATCCATCATTTATCCTCTTCCCAG CACCGTTTCATCATCATCAGCTCAACACGTCAACACGGAAAACACAAGCCTGATGTCAGAGCTGGAGCAAACGAGCTTCCCCCAGTTGGACAAGAGGAGCTTTGTGTCCAAATCAGAGTCGGAGTCCTTAGAACACGATACCCTGCAGGGAACTGA